From Pandoraea norimbergensis, the proteins below share one genomic window:
- a CDS encoding putative porin yields MKRNSTLVTPQVVAQVVDEGLPFYAKVTHKMKALERMTGALALRRAPRAAGTAGAVALALALMGTAGLAQAQAQPAPKETAMVKLIRGLIKSGAIDKTTGEALLAQAETEAYAASAAAQKAAAAPVAVAAVPGGEPGDVRIPYISQTTRDQIRDEVKNEVMAQAKTEGWAAPNETPEWTKRIHIEGDFRLRNESRFYSSSNTNTQIDWAQINKGNGFDVNSNSSLALPPLLNTTQNRTNQFRARARFGIFADVSEQVKAGVRLASSNDDSPVSTNSTLGGGLNKKSVWLDQMWMSYQPFTWMKVTGGRFAPPYVTTDMLFSSDLNIDGIAAQFNKVLPQNPNVELFGSLGFIPLEYSGDNSPSNNPNKMSSQTKWMLGTQFGANWKLDSKNSFRGTVGYFDFRNITGQLSSPCALYAGQTSCDSDWSRPAFMQKGNTLMLLRNIALNPLDPAGTPQPQYVGYASKFQLLDLSARWDTMLAGRYPLRFDVNYIRNLAYNEGEMWARSNGGIVNNFGSGETTRANFKSGPNAYMVQATFGKPVMASRGDWNVLFGYKRIEPDAVPDAYNDSTFHGGGTNAKGYYLGASYAFDKNAWLTGRWLSTKEVYGAPLSIDTLQIEVNARF; encoded by the coding sequence ATGAAGCGCAATTCGACGCTCGTCACGCCTCAGGTGGTGGCGCAGGTGGTGGATGAAGGACTTCCTTTTTACGCAAAAGTCACACACAAAATGAAAGCACTGGAACGTATGACCGGCGCGCTCGCACTCCGACGTGCGCCACGCGCTGCGGGGACCGCAGGCGCCGTGGCGCTGGCGCTCGCGCTGATGGGGACCGCAGGTCTGGCTCAGGCACAGGCGCAGCCGGCCCCGAAAGAGACGGCGATGGTCAAGTTGATCCGTGGCCTCATCAAGAGCGGCGCGATCGACAAGACCACGGGCGAAGCCTTGCTGGCACAAGCCGAAACGGAAGCCTACGCGGCGTCCGCTGCGGCGCAAAAGGCGGCCGCCGCACCGGTGGCCGTGGCCGCCGTCCCGGGCGGCGAACCGGGCGACGTGCGCATTCCGTACATCTCGCAGACCACGCGCGATCAGATTCGCGACGAGGTGAAGAACGAAGTGATGGCACAGGCCAAGACGGAAGGCTGGGCCGCACCGAACGAAACCCCCGAGTGGACCAAGCGCATTCATATCGAAGGCGACTTCCGCCTGCGTAACGAATCGCGCTTCTACTCGAGCAGCAACACGAACACGCAGATCGACTGGGCGCAGATCAACAAGGGCAATGGCTTCGACGTCAACTCGAACTCCAGCCTGGCGCTCCCGCCGCTGCTCAACACCACGCAGAACCGTACCAACCAGTTCCGCGCCCGTGCACGCTTTGGCATCTTCGCCGACGTCTCGGAGCAGGTGAAAGCCGGTGTGCGGCTGGCGAGCAGCAACGACGACAGCCCGGTCTCGACCAACTCCACGCTTGGCGGTGGTCTGAACAAGAAGAGCGTCTGGCTCGACCAGATGTGGATGTCGTATCAGCCGTTCACGTGGATGAAGGTCACGGGCGGGCGTTTCGCGCCGCCGTATGTCACCACCGACATGCTGTTCTCGAGCGACCTGAACATCGACGGCATTGCCGCGCAGTTCAACAAGGTGCTGCCGCAGAACCCGAACGTCGAACTGTTCGGCTCGCTCGGCTTTATCCCGCTCGAGTACTCGGGCGACAACTCGCCGTCGAACAACCCGAACAAGATGTCGAGCCAGACCAAGTGGATGCTCGGCACGCAGTTCGGTGCGAACTGGAAGCTCGACTCGAAGAACAGCTTCCGCGGCACGGTCGGCTACTTCGACTTCCGCAACATCACGGGTCAACTGTCGTCGCCTTGCGCGCTTTACGCAGGGCAGACGAGCTGCGATTCGGATTGGTCGCGTCCGGCGTTCATGCAGAAGGGCAACACGCTCATGCTGCTGCGTAACATCGCACTCAACCCGCTCGATCCGGCAGGTACGCCTCAGCCGCAGTATGTCGGTTACGCCTCGAAGTTCCAGTTGCTCGATCTCTCGGCTCGTTGGGACACGATGCTCGCCGGCCGCTACCCGCTGCGCTTCGACGTGAACTACATCCGCAACCTGGCCTACAACGAGGGCGAGATGTGGGCGCGTTCGAACGGTGGCATCGTGAACAACTTCGGTTCGGGCGAAACAACGCGTGCCAACTTCAAGAGCGGCCCGAACGCCTACATGGTGCAGGCGACCTTCGGCAAGCCGGTCATGGCGTCGCGCGGCGATTGGAACGTGTTGTTCGGCTACAAGCGTATCGAGCCGGATGCCGTGCCCGATGCCTACAACGATTCGACGTTCCACGGCGGCGGCACGAACGCGAAGGGCTACTACCTCGGCGCTTCGTATGCCTTCGACAAGAATGCATGGCTCACCGGCCGCTGGCTCTCGACGAAGGAAGTCTATGGCGCGCCGTTGTCGATCGACACGCTGCAAATCGAAGTCAACGCGCGATTCTAA
- a CDS encoding YbjN domain-containing protein yields MNEETTMQHDNHDSHDSHDAERAGAPTSSSTSPLAGIITFVTSAQVAEAIRAAGCAVTVQQDDLVTRLHSASHGIGYQVHWGNQAGADQYLDFTLSCPLRVQGGDLPEGLINEWHRSRRFARVAAHGEFLVLEMDVIVAGGVSPDFLNFSMRLWVEMMGQFFLHLRNFTQQSTGQIAGDEASGEGISAAPGDVLASGDGQAPMTLN; encoded by the coding sequence ATGAACGAAGAGACCACGATGCAACACGATAACCACGACAGCCACGACAGCCACGACGCCGAGCGAGCCGGTGCGCCGACGTCTTCGAGCACGTCGCCGCTCGCAGGCATCATCACTTTTGTCACGTCCGCTCAGGTCGCCGAAGCCATTCGCGCTGCCGGTTGCGCGGTGACCGTGCAGCAAGACGATCTGGTCACGCGCCTGCATAGCGCGAGCCATGGCATCGGCTACCAGGTGCACTGGGGCAACCAGGCCGGCGCCGACCAGTATCTCGATTTCACGCTGAGCTGCCCGCTGCGTGTGCAGGGCGGCGATCTGCCCGAAGGCCTCATCAACGAGTGGCATCGCTCGCGCCGTTTCGCCCGCGTGGCCGCCCATGGCGAGTTCCTCGTGCTGGAAATGGACGTCATCGTGGCAGGCGGCGTTTCCCCGGATTTCCTGAATTTCTCGATGCGTCTCTGGGTCGAGATGATGGGACAGTTCTTCCTGCACCTTCGCAACTTCACGCAGCAGTCCACCGGCCAGATCGCCGGTGACGAAGCGTCGGGCGAAGGCATCTCCGCTGCGCCGGGCGACGTGCTCGCGAGCGGCGATGGACAGGCACCGATGACGCTTAACTAA
- a CDS encoding STN domain-containing protein → MTATARSPRLRFAAASVLAGWLLGGMFSMALECAVAAPLQAQSFDLPELPLKDALARFDALTRMSVFYPSALVEGRRSHAVSGIYSPGEALNELLEGTGVMAEATAQNAFVLAPLGRADADTQGEMDRSAARAATNYHARLQGKVLQALCAAPSLSPGEYRLAMTVQVGPNARVAQVRLLDTTGDGRRDAAILRRLQGLDVGSTPADTSRPFVLLLVSADCQANPSACAHSPCQATTER, encoded by the coding sequence ATGACTGCTACTGCTCGCTCTCCACGTTTGCGCTTCGCGGCTGCGAGCGTTCTGGCGGGCTGGCTGCTGGGCGGTATGTTCAGCATGGCACTCGAATGTGCCGTTGCAGCGCCACTTCAGGCGCAGTCGTTTGATCTCCCGGAGCTGCCTTTGAAGGACGCGCTCGCCCGCTTCGATGCGCTGACCCGCATGTCTGTCTTCTACCCGTCTGCACTGGTAGAAGGGCGTCGCTCGCACGCCGTCTCGGGGATCTACTCGCCGGGCGAAGCGCTCAACGAATTGCTCGAAGGCACCGGCGTGATGGCCGAAGCCACGGCGCAGAACGCGTTTGTTCTCGCGCCGCTGGGGCGTGCCGATGCCGATACACAAGGCGAGATGGACCGTAGTGCCGCCCGGGCCGCCACGAACTATCACGCGCGTTTGCAGGGCAAGGTGTTGCAGGCGTTGTGTGCGGCGCCGTCGCTCTCGCCGGGCGAGTATCGATTGGCCATGACGGTTCAGGTTGGCCCGAACGCACGGGTGGCGCAGGTTCGTCTGCTCGATACGACCGGCGACGGCCGCCGCGACGCCGCTATCTTGCGTCGTTTGCAGGGCCTCGATGTCGGCAGCACGCCGGCCGACACGTCGCGGCCGTTCGTTCTGCTTCTGGTGAGCGCCGATTGTCAGGCGAACCCGTCCGCGTGTGCTCATTCGCCGTGTCAGGCGACAACGGAGCGATAG
- a CDS encoding RNA polymerase sigma factor, with protein sequence MVDTPRSFLRDLLTQRYEDLKRKLTWRLGSAELASDALHDTWVHLDDRADRQNDVKSPGAYLMRIAMNMAFDRVQRERRYMSDDEIDALMTEFVDPAPGPAQTVEARDEIALLERLLATLPPRRRAIFIAVRVHEMSNEDVARRFGVSPRLVGLELKRAHEYCVAHMPRSE encoded by the coding sequence ATGGTCGACACGCCCCGATCCTTCCTGCGCGATTTGCTGACGCAGCGTTATGAGGACCTCAAACGCAAGCTGACCTGGCGTCTCGGGTCGGCGGAACTCGCGAGCGATGCGCTGCACGACACGTGGGTGCATCTCGATGACCGGGCGGACCGTCAGAACGACGTGAAGAGTCCCGGCGCGTATCTGATGCGCATCGCCATGAACATGGCGTTCGATCGTGTGCAGCGCGAACGCCGATACATGAGCGACGACGAGATCGATGCCCTCATGACCGAGTTCGTGGACCCGGCGCCGGGCCCCGCGCAGACCGTCGAAGCGCGCGACGAGATTGCGCTGCTCGAACGGCTGCTCGCCACCTTGCCGCCGCGCCGCCGTGCGATCTTCATTGCCGTGCGGGTGCACGAGATGTCCAACGAGGACGTGGCGCGCCGCTTCGGTGTGTCCCCGCGTCTGGTCGGCCTTGAGCTCAAACGCGCCCACGAGTACTGCGTGGCCCATATGCCGAGGTCGGAATGA
- a CDS encoding FecR family protein, whose amino-acid sequence MSSRPEAKLPRKRRLDALERQAMTWVRRMAAGEMTHADGDALREWARRDPSHAQALADARRQWQHLTQAAQQTASASCTAAAKPAAPAPKPKATRGFDPRRRWWLAGTAGAFATVAGVAVIGAPLGLLPGTTALRADYRTGTGEQRTIALAGNVSVEMNTRTSMALSAGSTPGIDLLGGEAAVDTTRASAPFEIVAGAGRTIARSARVEVRNVAQKVCVTCIEGVADVVHTAGRVQLRARQQLVYDERALQSLVNVGDNDMPAWRDGYLRFAEVPLGEVIDEINRYRPGKVVLMNDKVAARPVTGRFAIRSLDVALGQIEHSLQLSAHTLPGGIVLLG is encoded by the coding sequence ATGAGTTCTCGACCCGAAGCCAAGTTGCCGCGTAAGCGGCGTCTCGACGCGCTCGAGCGTCAGGCCATGACCTGGGTGCGGCGCATGGCAGCCGGTGAGATGACGCATGCCGACGGCGATGCGCTGCGCGAGTGGGCGCGGCGCGATCCGAGCCATGCGCAGGCGCTTGCCGACGCGCGCCGTCAGTGGCAACACCTCACGCAAGCGGCCCAGCAGACGGCGTCTGCGTCTTGCACGGCAGCGGCAAAGCCGGCGGCACCGGCACCGAAACCAAAAGCCACGCGGGGCTTCGATCCCCGTCGGCGCTGGTGGCTGGCCGGGACGGCCGGCGCCTTCGCGACCGTCGCGGGCGTGGCAGTGATCGGTGCGCCGCTCGGACTGTTGCCGGGCACGACGGCGCTGCGCGCGGATTACCGCACCGGTACCGGTGAGCAGCGCACGATCGCGCTGGCCGGCAACGTGTCGGTCGAAATGAATACGCGTACCAGCATGGCGTTGAGCGCGGGCAGCACGCCCGGCATCGATCTGCTGGGCGGCGAAGCGGCGGTTGATACCACGCGCGCCTCGGCACCCTTCGAAATCGTCGCGGGGGCCGGGCGTACGATTGCCCGCAGTGCCCGGGTGGAAGTTCGCAACGTGGCGCAGAAGGTGTGCGTGACGTGTATCGAGGGCGTGGCCGACGTCGTGCATACCGCCGGGCGAGTGCAATTGCGCGCGCGCCAGCAACTGGTCTACGACGAGCGTGCTTTGCAGTCGCTCGTGAACGTTGGCGACAACGACATGCCGGCGTGGCGCGATGGGTATCTGCGCTTCGCCGAAGTCCCGCTCGGCGAGGTGATCGATGAGATCAATCGCTATCGTCCGGGCAAGGTCGTGCTGATGAACGACAAGGTGGCTGCGCGGCCGGTGACAGGGCGCTTTGCCATTCGCTCGCTCGATGTGGCGCTCGGCCAGATCGAGCATTCGCTGCAACTCTCCGCACACACCTTGCCGGGCGGCATCGTCCTGCTCGGTTGA